A part of Peromyscus maniculatus bairdii isolate BWxNUB_F1_BW_parent chromosome 10, HU_Pman_BW_mat_3.1, whole genome shotgun sequence genomic DNA contains:
- the Tcn2 gene encoding transcobalamin-2: MEPLKALLLLSGVLGALAELCVIPQMDSQLVEKLGQHLLPWMDRISSEQLNPSIYVGLRLSSLQAGTKEDFYLHSLKLDHQQCLLGSAFSDDNSDCQTKPSEGHLALYLLALRANCEFIGSRKGDRLVSKLKWFLEDEKKAIGHNHEGHPHTSYYQYSLSILALCVHQKRVHDSVVGKLLYAIEHDHHIRQGHLSVDTEAMAGLAFICLDRFIFNPDLRPRITMAIETIREKILKAQTPEGNFGNVYSTPLALQFLMASPASGVGLGTACLKARASLQTSIQGGAFQNPLMISQLLPVLNHKTYLDLIFPDCQAPRAMLEPAAEGPSPAHMPEVISVTLKVSSVLPPYKQTILILAGSSLEDVLKMAQSTGGFTYGTQPSSSGPYLTSVLGKEVGDREFWQLLRDPDTPLLQGIADYRPQDGETIELRLVSW, encoded by the exons ATGGAGCCCCTGAAGGCGCTGCTGCTCCTGTCCGGAGTCCTCGGGGCTCTTGCTGAGCTCTGTG TGATACCACAGATGGACAGCCAGCTGGTAGAGAAGCTGGGCCAGCATCTCTTACCTTGGATGGACCGGATCTCCTCAGAGCAATTGAACCCCAGCATCTATGTGGGCCTGCGCCTTTCCAGCCTGCAGGCTGGGACCAAGGAAGACTTCTACCTGCACAGCCTCAAGCTTGACCATCAGCAGTGCCTCCTAGG GTCTGCCTTCAGCGATGACAACAGTGATTGCCAGACCAAGCCTTCCGAAGGCCACCTGGCCCTCTACCTGCTTGCTCTTAGGGCCAACTGCGAGTTCATTGGGAGCCGGAAGGGtgacaggctggtctcaaagctCAAGTGGTTCTTGGAGGATGAGAAGAAGGCCATTG GGCACAATCATGAAGGTCACCCCCATACCAGCTATTACCAGTACAGCCTCAGCATCCTGGCACTGTGTGTCCACCAGAAGCGGGTCCATGACAGCGTGGTGGGCAAGCTCCTGTATGCTATTGAACACGACCACCACATCCGCCAGGGCCACCTCTCTGTGG ACACAGAAGCCATGGCCGGCTTGGCCTTCATCTGTTTGGATCGGTTCATTTTCAACCCTGATCTGAGACCACGAATCACCATGGCCATTGAGACAATTCGAGAGAAGATCCTGAAGGCCCAGACCCCTGAGGGCAATTTTGGGAATGTCTACAGCACCCCACTGGCACTGCAG TTTCTGATGGCCTCCCCTGCGTCTGGGGTAGGACTGGGCACAGCATGCCTCAAGGCAAGGGCCTCTCTGCAGACCAGCATACAGGGTGGGGCCTTCCAGAATCCTCTGATGATTTCCCAGCTGCTACCGGTCCTGAACCACAAGACCTACCTGGATCTTATCTTTCCAGACTGCCAGGCGCCCAGAG CCATGTTGGAACCAGCCGCGGAGGGCCCTTCACCAGCCCACATGCCAGAGGTCATCAGTGTCACGCTGAAGGTCTCCAGTGTCCTGccaccatacaaacaaacaattttaatCCTTGCTGGGTCCTCCTTGGAAGATGTCCTGAAGATGGCTCAAAGCACAGGAGGATTCAC GTATGGGACACAACCCTCCTCGTCAGGCCCCTACCTGACATCTGTACTGGGAAAAGAAGTTGGGGATCGAGAATTCTGGCAGCTCCTCCGAGACCCTGACACCCCCCTGCTGCAAG GCATTGCTGACTACAGACCCCAGGA